A region of the Deltaproteobacteria bacterium genome:
CCTGGTACTGGCTGGCTTACGCGGAAGAAATCTATCCCACCGTCACCCGCTGGGTCATCATCGGCAGCGAGGGCTACCGCCGCTGGATCGTGGTGACCATCACCTTAGCCCTATTCTTCGTCGCTCCGATCTGGGGCTGGACCCTGAAGGTCGGCGACATGACGCCGGGCGCGGCGCTGCTTTTTCCCGACCATCCCTACAACGTTGCCTTTCACAAGCTGAACCATAAGTTCCTCGGCGCCAGCCAGCTGATCGTGATCGCGGACACCAAGAAGCCTGACGGCATGAAGAACATCGCCCCGCTGATCACGATGGAGGAATTCGCCGACCACATGCGCGGCGCGGAAGGCGCCAGCGGCTCGGTCACCGTGATCGACATCGTCAAGCAACTGACCCGGCTGTACCGCGACGGTGACCCGAAGTGGAGCCTCGTGCCCGAGAAGCCCAAGGAGATCGGCCAGCTCTTCTACGTGTTCACCAACAGCGCCGCCGCCGGCGACCTCGATCGCTTCATGGACCCCACCGGCCGCTACGGCACCGTGCTCACGCTATTCCGCGGTTATTCGCACGACGTGGTGATGAACTCGATCGCCATGGGCAAGCGCTTCGCCGAACAGCTCCACAGTGACGACGTCGAGTTCAAGTTCGCCGGCGGCCTGTTCGGCATCTTGGCCGCCGTCAACGAAGCGGTGGAGAACTCGTACTGGACCAACCTAATCCTCATCTTCTGCATCGTCTACTTCTGCCTGTACCTCACCTACGGCTCCTGGTACTGCTCGGCCATCTTGATGATCCCGGTGATTCTCTCGCAGTTGGTGGCCGAGGCGCTGATGGTGCTGTGGAATATCGACTTGAACGTGAACTCGCTGCCGATCGCGGCGGCGGGCGCCGGGGTCGGGGTGGATTACGGCATCTACCACTTCAGCCGCATGATCGACACCTTCGACGAGATCGGCAAGCTCGACGAGGCCATCGACTACGCCACCGCCACCACCGGCAAGGCGATCATCTTCACCGCCTCGACCATGCTCGCCGGCACCGGCTTCTTCTGGTTCGCGGACCTGAAGTTCCAGGCCGAGATGGGCATGCTGCTGGCGCTGCTGATGGGCTTCAACACCTTCGGCGGGCTGGTGGTGGTGCCGGCATTGATCAAGGTGCTGCGCCCGCGTTTCCTGTTGGATCGTAAGCCAGTCGGCAGCGCCGCATCACCGACCCAGACCGCGCTGGCGAGCTGAAGGCAATTGACTGAGAAGACCCGTGCCCACGAGATGACTCGGCGCACGCACTTATAAAGGAGGCTACAGCATGATCGGGCAGAAACTTCGGAGACTCGCAGGCGCCACCGCGCTGGCGGCGGCACTCGGCGTCACCGCGTTGAGCGCTCTACCGGTGGCGGCCGAAGACCAGGGCAAGACCTGGATCTTGGACAGCAACAACTGGCAGGAGGCCAAAGACCTGGTACCTCCTGTGGTGCTCGAGCGCATCAAGAAGGGCGAATACTGGTACAAGGTCGTCCCCGTCGACCCCGACAAATTCCGGCAGAACTACTCGAAGAAGTTCTGGGACGCCAGCGAGGCCAACGACGGTAAGTACGACATCGATACCGCCACTTGCGGGCTCAAAGATGTGAAGACCGGCAAGATGCCCGACTTCTATTTCGGCTATCCCTTCCCCAAGATCGACAAGAGCGACCCGCAGGCGGGCTGCAAGATGGCGTGGAACTTCGACGCCGCCAACGCCATGGGCAACGGCCAGGGCGCTACCTTTACCTTGAACGGCATCGATGGCAGCGGCGAGTTCAAGCGCATCAAGCTTTGGCTGCACCTCAATGCCTTCCTCGGCCGCTCGGCCGGCCCCATCCCCAACCCAGAGAACTTGCGCAGCACCAGCATGTCGAACGTGCTCGAACCGCAGGACGTCGACGGGGTCGGCGGCTTGACCAAGCGCAACAATGACTGGAACAGCCAGGATCAATCCTGGTACTACGTGCCCTCGACCCGGCGCGTGCGCCGCGTCAACGCCGCCACCCGATCCGATCCCGTCGCCGGGCTGGACATTTTCGGCGACGATGTGAACTGCTACGCCGGCAAGATCGAGTATTACAAGTGGAAACTGGTGGGCGAGGGCAACATCCTGGCCCCAGTGCTCAGCCCCGATCCTTTCCCGCAGAAGAAGATCACCGAAAGCCGCTCCGAGGTCCAAATCCCCTATTTCAAGGCCGGCTACGAAACCCCCGGCAGTAAGGGCGTGCCCTGGCTGATCGTCGAGAACCTGAGCATGGTGCCGCGGCCGGTGTGGATCGTCGAGGGGCAGTCGGAAGACCCCTACTACAACTTCGGCAAAGTCATCATGTACATGGACAAGGAAATGTACCGCATCTACTGGAAGCTGGTCCACAACCGGGCGGGCGAGTACTTCTACAACGCCATGTGTGCCTACCACTGGTCCAAGAACGACGACGGCACGCTCACCTCCGTTACCCCCAACATGGTCGTTGGCGTCAACGACAAGACCAACCGCGCCGCCCTCGGCGGCCGCTACAGCTCGCAGTTCATCGAGACCAAGTACGACGACGACTACTTCACCCTGCACCACCTCACCCACATGTCCGACTGATCTCACGCTGGTCCGAAGTCCGGGCTGGAGCTTAGATCCAGCCCGGACTTCAGACCACATCCGCTGCCACTAGACGCACGCGGCCGGACTCTGTAGGGTGCCGCGCGTGCTTGGTGGTGCGGTGAAATATCTTCTCGGCTCGCCTCTTCCTTTGCTCTCGTGGCTGCGGCTTGCGGCCTTCGCCTTGACGCTGCTGGCGAGCGTCGCGGGTGCCGGCGTGTCCGGCGATGCCGACTGTAACGGCTATCTCGATCCGGCTGATCTCGATGCCTTGATTGAAAGCAGTTTTGGAACCTACGACTGCCCGGATGCCGACATAAACGGCGACGGCAGCGTCGGGGCCGCCGATGTCGCCGCGCTGCTGCAGCTGCTCAGCCATCCGGCCACACCGACGCCGATAGCGAGCGGCCCGGTCGTCACTTTCTTTGGCCTCGCTAGCTCGGCGGGTGAAGCGGCCCTACCCATTGCCATCACCGATGATGGGGTGCCGATCTTCTGGCGACCGGTTGGGGTCGGCTTCAAGCTGGTCATCGAGGGTGCGCCGGGATCGAGCGGCAAGATGGTCGGGCGGATAGTTGAACCGATCACCGGGCGTCCCGACCTCCAACTCGAAAGCGACCAGGGGCTGGGCAACGGTGGCTATGATCGCTGCCCCGGAACGGTGCCTGGCATCAGCCCGCCGGACTTCGGCCCCGGCCCGCTGATTGACGCTGCGCTGCGCGCTTTCGCCTGTGGCTTTCAGGCCACCACCACCCGCACCACTGCGTGTACGTTGGGGCCGTTCGGCAATGCGGACTGGGTCGGAGCCGCCACGCAAGTGCAGTTCTGCCTGCAAGTCGAAGCCCTGCGGCAATTTCCACCCGGGCAAACCCAACTCAGCGTCCAGCTCCGTGACGTGGACGGCAACGCCGGCCCGGTGCAGCACCTGGTGGTGCTGGTCGGGGCGACGCCGCCGCCAACCAATACGCGCACGCCGACGCCAACGGCCACAACCGTTCCCACGAACACGCGCACTGCCACCCGGCCTCATACCGCGACGGCAACGCCGCCGCCCAGCCGCACCTTGACGGCAACGGCTACGCCCACCGGCTTCGCCACCAGCACGTGGACCGCGACCGCAACCGCTGTACTCACTGCGCCGCCAACGGCGACCAAGACACGCACCGCAACGCCGTCCGCTACCGGCGGCACGCCCCCGAGCACCAGCACACCCACTCGTACCGTTACCGCTTCCCCAATTCGCAGCGCCACCGCTCCGTTTACGTCCACACCCACAGCGAGCCCGAGCCGAACCACGCCCTTGCCGAGCGCAACTCGAAGTGCCACGCCAACACTCGCACCCAGCGCCAGCGCAACTGCAACCCGCACCGCCACGCGCCCGCCGACGATCACCCCCAGCCGCAGCCCCACGCCGCAGCCGACACCGACGCGCTCGGTTACCCGGACCCCCACGCGCATTCCCACCAGCACACCGTCGCCGAGTGAGGACGCCGGTCCGGTGGTGAGCTTCTTCGGCCTGGCCAATGCCGATTACGCGCTGGCCACTCCAACCGCGACCACCCCGGAAGGCATCCCGATCTACCAGCGCGCCTTCGGGTATTCCTTCGTTCTGGTGGTCGAAGGCCGCCCCGGCAGCAGCCGCCAGAGAGTCGGCGGTAGCAGCTTCAACTACGATCCGACCGACCCGACGGTCAGACCTGACTTGCAAATTCAGGTGAATCGCCCATTGGGCAACGGCAGTGCCGCGGTCTGCGACAACTCGCTGCCGACCCTTGGGGGAATACCGGCGGTGGACCCGCCGAGCTTCGAGCTAACCCAACCGATCTCGGATGCGCTCAACGATCTGGGCTGTCGGTTCTTGAACGGTGCGGGTACCCCCGGGGGCCGCAGCCAGGCAGACGCCTGCACCGTCTTTATCGACGGCACCTATCACTTCGTCGACAAGAACAACTCGACGATCCAGTTCTGCGGCCAGATTGCCAACCGCTTCGCCTTTCCGAGCGGAGAGACGCTGGTGACAGTGCGTTTGCGCGACCAGGGGAAGAACCT
Encoded here:
- a CDS encoding DUF1329 domain-containing protein, which encodes MIGQKLRRLAGATALAAALGVTALSALPVAAEDQGKTWILDSNNWQEAKDLVPPVVLERIKKGEYWYKVVPVDPDKFRQNYSKKFWDASEANDGKYDIDTATCGLKDVKTGKMPDFYFGYPFPKIDKSDPQAGCKMAWNFDAANAMGNGQGATFTLNGIDGSGEFKRIKLWLHLNAFLGRSAGPIPNPENLRSTSMSNVLEPQDVDGVGGLTKRNNDWNSQDQSWYYVPSTRRVRRVNAATRSDPVAGLDIFGDDVNCYAGKIEYYKWKLVGEGNILAPVLSPDPFPQKKITESRSEVQIPYFKAGYETPGSKGVPWLIVENLSMVPRPVWIVEGQSEDPYYNFGKVIMYMDKEMYRIYWKLVHNRAGEYFYNAMCAYHWSKNDDGTLTSVTPNMVVGVNDKTNRAALGGRYSSQFIETKYDDDYFTLHHLTHMSD